The window GGAGAACAGCAGCATGAATCCAGCCTATCTGTGTGACGCCGTTCGTACGCCCTTTGGCCGCCTCAACGGCAGCCTGGCCGCCCTGCGCACCGACGATCTGGCCGCGCTGCCGCTGAAGGCGCTGCAGGCCCGCCACCCGCAGCTCGACTGGCGCGCGCTGGACGACGTGCTGTTCGGCTGCGCCAACCAGGCGGGCGAAGACAACCGCAACGTGGCGCGCATGGCGCTGTTGCTGGCCGGACTGCCGGTGCAGGTGCCCGGCTGCACCCTCAACCGCCTGTGCGGCTCCAGCCTGGATGCGGTGGCCAGCGCGGCGCGCGCCATCAAAACCGGCGAAAGCGAGCTGATGATCGCCGGCGGCGTAGAAAGCATGTCGCGCGCCCCCTTCGTGATGGGCAAGGCGGAAAGCGCCTTCAGCCGGGCGATGAAGATTGAAGACACCACCATGGGCTGGCGCTTTATCAACCCGCAGATGCAGGCGCTGTACGGCGTGGAATCCATGCCGCAAACCGCCGAAAACGTAGCGCTGCGGTTCGGCATCAGCCGCCGGGATCAGGACGCCTTCGCCCTGCGCAGCCAGCAGCGCACCGCCGCCGCGCAGGAGAGCGGTTTTTTCGCCGACCAGCTGATCGAGGTGTGCGTTCCGCAGAAGAAAGGTGAGCCGCTGAGATTCACGCAGGATGAACATCCGCGCGCCACCACCTTAGCGGCGCTGGAAAAATTGAAGCCGGTGGTCAATCCGCAGGGCAGCGTCACCGCCGGCAACGCCTCGGGATTAAACGACGGCGCCTGTGCGCTGCTGCTGGCCGGTGAACGCGGGCTCGCCCTGCACGGCCTGCAGCCGATGGCGCGCATCGTCGCCAGCGCCGTGACCGGCATCGAACCGACGATCATGGGCTTTGCGCCGGCGGCGGCGGTGCGCAAAGTATTGAATATCGCCGGCCTGACCCTCGACCAGATGGACGTGATTGAGCTGAACGAAGCCTTCGCCGCACAGGCGCTGGCGGTCACCCGCGAACTGGGGCTGAACGACGATGCGCCGCAGATTAACCCGAACGGCGGCGCTATCGCCCTCGGCCATCCGCTGGGCGCCTCCGGTGGCCGGCTGGTGATGAACGCCGCTTACCAGTTGCGGAACACCCGCGGGCGCTATGGGCTGTGCACCATGTGCATCGGCGTCGGCCAGGGCATCGCGCTGATTATTGAACGGGTATGAGGTGACGCATGGACATTGAATATCGCCTCGACGGGCCGGCCGCAGCGCCGCTGCTGGTGCTGTCCAACTCGCTGGGCACCACCTTTGCCATGTGGCAGCCGCAGCTGCCGGCGCTGACCGAACGTTTTCGCGTGCTGCGCTATAACCCGCGCGGCCACGGCGCCACCCCGCTGCCGACGGCGCCGCTGCGCCTGCAGCAACTGGGGGAAGACGTTCTCGCCCTGCTCGATCGTTTGGATGCGCCGGTCGCCCATTTTTGCGGCATCTCAATGGGCGGCCTGACCGGGCTGTGGCTCAACCGCTATCACCCGCAGCGGATCGGGAGGCTGGTGGTGGCCAATACCGCCGCGCGCATCGGCAGCGCCGAAGGCTGGCGACAGCGCGCGCAGCAGGTGCGCGACGACGGGCTGGCGCCGATCGCCGCCGCCTCTCCCGCTCGCTGGTTCAGCCCTGGCTTTTTGCAACAACACCCCGGGCGGGTCGCGCCGCTGGTGGCCGGGCTGGCGGCCGGCAATCCGCAGGGGTACGCCGCCTGTTGCGACGCGCTGGCGCAGGCCGACCTGCGCGCCGAAGTCGCCGCCATGGCGCGGCCGATGCTGGCGATCGCCGGGGAAGAAGATGCGGTGACGACGGTGGCGGATGCCGAATTTCTGGTAGCCAATGCGCCGCACGCCAGGCTGCTGCGGCTGCCGGCTTCGCATA is drawn from Serratia entomophila and contains these coding sequences:
- the pcaF gene encoding 3-oxoadipyl-CoA thiolase, with protein sequence MNPAYLCDAVRTPFGRLNGSLAALRTDDLAALPLKALQARHPQLDWRALDDVLFGCANQAGEDNRNVARMALLLAGLPVQVPGCTLNRLCGSSLDAVASAARAIKTGESELMIAGGVESMSRAPFVMGKAESAFSRAMKIEDTTMGWRFINPQMQALYGVESMPQTAENVALRFGISRRDQDAFALRSQQRTAAAQESGFFADQLIEVCVPQKKGEPLRFTQDEHPRATTLAALEKLKPVVNPQGSVTAGNASGLNDGACALLLAGERGLALHGLQPMARIVASAVTGIEPTIMGFAPAAAVRKVLNIAGLTLDQMDVIELNEAFAAQALAVTRELGLNDDAPQINPNGGAIALGHPLGASGGRLVMNAAYQLRNTRGRYGLCTMCIGVGQGIALIIERV
- the pcaD gene encoding 3-oxoadipate enol-lactonase, giving the protein MDIEYRLDGPAAAPLLVLSNSLGTTFAMWQPQLPALTERFRVLRYNPRGHGATPLPTAPLRLQQLGEDVLALLDRLDAPVAHFCGISMGGLTGLWLNRYHPQRIGRLVVANTAARIGSAEGWRQRAQQVRDDGLAPIAAASPARWFSPGFLQQHPGRVAPLVAGLAAGNPQGYAACCDALAQADLRAEVAAMARPMLAIAGEEDAVTTVADAEFLVANAPHARLLRLPASHISNIACPDLFNRSVVEFLTEKE